From a region of the Hippopotamus amphibius kiboko isolate mHipAmp2 chromosome 3, mHipAmp2.hap2, whole genome shotgun sequence genome:
- the OVOL1 gene encoding putative transcription factor Ovo-like 1 isoform X2 codes for MSLRDSSYSVTPGPCVVAQLPSEDMSRLADPQSRDHGFLRSKMKVTLGDSPSGDLFTCHICQKAFTYQRMLNRHMKCHNDVKRHLCTYCGKGFNDTFDLKRHVRTHTGVRPYKCSLCDKAFTQRCSLESHLKKIHGVQQKYAYKERRAKLYVCEECGCTSESQEGHVLHLKEHHPDSPLLRKTSKKVAVALQNTVTSLLQSNHHL; via the exons ATGAGCCTTCGGGACTCCAGCTATAGTGTGACCCCCGGGCCCTGCGTGGTGGCCCAGCTGCCCTCCGAAGACATGAGCCGCCTGGCAGACCCACAGAGCAGAGACCACGGCTTCCTGCGCAGCAAGATGAAG GTGACCCTGGGGGACAGTCCCAGTGGAGACCTCTTCACCTGCCACATCTGCCAGAAGGCCTTCACCTACCAGCGCATGCTGAACCGCCACATGAAGTGTCACAATGACGTCAAGCGGCACCTCTGCACCTACTGTGGGAAGGGCTTCAACGACACCTTCGACCTGAAGAGACATGTGCGCACCCACACTG GCGTGCGGCCCTACAAGTGCAGCCTGTGTGACAAGGCCTTCACGCAGCGCTGCTCTCTCGAGTCTCATCTCAAGAAGATCCACGGCGTGCAGCAGAAGTACGCGTACAAGGAGCGGCGGGCCAAGCTCTACGTGTGCGAGGAGTGCGGCTGCACGTCCGAGAGCCAGGAGGGCCACGTCCTGCACCTGAAGGAGCACCACCCCGACAGCCCGCTGCTGCGCAAGACCTCCAAGAAGGTGGCCGTGGCCCTGCAGAACACCGTCACCTccctgctgcagagcaaccaccACCTCTGA